GAGATGGATGGTCTTTTTTAGAAGAATTTGAAGATTTACCAGAAGATAAAATTAAGCATATTCAAATTTACATTACTAGCTCATTTATAAGCCCTACTCTCATGGACAAGGCCAAAAACTACAAACTGGTTAAAGGTTATCTTGTTAAACCTTTAACTGAAAGTGCCCTTATTAATATAATAGAGAAAAAGGATTAGTGTTCTTTATCGTAAACCTGGAGAATAATCATTAGGAGCATTCTGTGGAAAATTTATTGTTCCCATCTCACCTGTATCGTTATAGATTATCCATTCACTTGCAGTAAAGCTAGAATTTGCAAATGTGATTTCTAGTTTTCTAACCGCTTTACCATCCTCAAATTCATGGTTGGTACCAGTACCATCTTCTCCAATTTCACCAAACATATCTATTATTTTTCCGAAAGGATCAACTAACGCAATATTATCATCTCCGTTTGAATCTGCAGGAGAATTTGTACCTACCAATATATCAGGTGCAAAACCATACACACTTTCAAATTCGTCACCATTTGGTGAAATGACCAATAGTGCATTTGCCTCCATTATATATTCTGACAAGTCTATAGTCGAACTTACCTCAATATTATCATTTGTGTAACGTACCAAGCTCCATCCTTTCAAAGATAAAGGTTCATTAGATGAATTATACAGCTCTATAAATCTAGCTCCTGCGTTATTATTTGGGTCAGCAATTTCAGATATCAATATTGCATTAGAAGTAAATTCATCAATAACATTTTCACATCGTTCTTTTTCAAAATATAAATCCTCCACAGTTCTAACAACGATTTGATACTCCCCTTTGTCCTTCACTAAAATACCCGTAGCGGTTCCCATTTTACCTGGAAGTATTTGTGCTTGAAAAGCAGAATAGCCACTATTTAACAAAATCACCTCATTGTCATTACAATCAACCAGAGTCCTTTTTGTCTCTTCTTCTGCAACAGCAAAAGTTTGCCCTAGTTCGTCTTCCTTTATTTCAACGTTCTCAATAGTAATTAAGATGCCAAGCATACTATCATTTAATTCCGCAATAGTGATTGTTGTTGGCTGTATACCTTCATTAACGGAACAAGAGGATAAAACATGGTCGAAAACCACACCATAAGGCAACCTGCCCACACTACGATTGCCAAAAGAGGTAAATACTCCGCCAATTTTAAAAACATCATTGGATCGCCCTAAATACAATCCTTTTAGTTTAATGCGTATTTGCTGCCCAACATCAAAAAATAAATGTGAATCTCTAAGCTCTAATTCTATTTGCAGACCTTCTGTTGCATTACTGGCTTCATCCTGAAAATGAATAACATTAAAAAAATTTCCTTTTTTATCTGAAGAAGTCACAAAACCCTCAACAACTAAATCTTCTTGTATTTGAACTGTTTCCCCGTCATAAAAATTTTTAAGTTCAGCCATACTTATCATTGTAAATTCTGCGTCTGAGCAAACTATTTCAGGTGAGTCAAAATCCCTGTTTTTAACGCAAGAGAGAATTACCAGCATAATACTTATACTAATTATTCTCTTAAAGCCATTGTTTTTAAAAGTCATTTTTATCACTTTGAATTAAAAGCTAAATGCAAAATTTAAAAAATAGGTTCTACCAAATCCGTACCAGTATTTAGGTGCAAAGGATGGGTTACCACTTAAATTATCTTGTTTTAATTGACCGTAGTTTCCATTTCTACTTTGTTCATAACCACCTGTTCTAAAAGTTGTATCAAAAACATTATTGATACTGGCAAATACACTGATATACTTCCCTTTTTTTAACCAAGATTTGCCTCCTACCATATTTAAAAGGTAGAAATTATCTAACCTTTCTTGTTTCAGAAGTTTTTCAACATTCTCTGTTGTAGCATCAGGAAAACGTAGTTGTGTCTCTGGATC
The genomic region above belongs to Maribacter hydrothermalis and contains:
- a CDS encoding DUF5689 domain-containing protein; the encoded protein is MTFKNNGFKRIISISIMLVILSCVKNRDFDSPEIVCSDAEFTMISMAELKNFYDGETVQIQEDLVVEGFVTSSDKKGNFFNVIHFQDEASNATEGLQIELELRDSHLFFDVGQQIRIKLKGLYLGRSNDVFKIGGVFTSFGNRSVGRLPYGVVFDHVLSSCSVNEGIQPTTITIAELNDSMLGILITIENVEIKEDELGQTFAVAEEETKRTLVDCNDNEVILLNSGYSAFQAQILPGKMGTATGILVKDKGEYQIVVRTVEDLYFEKERCENVIDEFTSNAILISEIADPNNNAGARFIELYNSSNEPLSLKGWSLVRYTNDNIEVSSTIDLSEYIMEANALLVISPNGDEFESVYGFAPDILVGTNSPADSNGDDNIALVDPFGKIIDMFGEIGEDGTGTNHEFEDGKAVRKLEITFANSSFTASEWIIYNDTGEMGTINFPQNAPNDYSPGLR